Genomic window (Plasmodium gaboni strain SY75 chromosome Unknown, whole genome shotgun sequence):
ttttttactaaaatattaatgttCTACCACTGTCAAacttatatttaaaaaaaaaaaaaaaatttgtaAAAGGATAAAGGTCAATATGGTAAGTATAAAATTTtgaagataaaaaaaaaacgattttttttttttttcttttattgaaatatatacttataaGTTATAgatttatcattattagtagctttttataatttttgttataatataataaatattatttatctttttattatttttaagaatatGTTTACAGCTCGTAAAGATTTTAATGATTACAAAATATGTATGCAATCACATTTGAATAAAGATATAGCTAAGGAGAAATGTGAGCATAAATTGAACAAGGCTATAAATTCAACATCCCACATGTGAGTTGGAGAagttaaaaatataatggcatctatatatgaataaatatattatatatatatatatatatatataatacgtatatttttttatatttatagaatATCAAGAGAATGTCTTCCCTATACAGAAGACCTACAAAAATGTTTTAAGCATTCATTTCGTTTAAGTTTTTGTGATAAAGAAATTATGGACAAATTGAAAAATTGTCAATCAGACGTATACAATTTAATAACTTCATAAGgaaataatgataaatatataaatatcattattttataattatattttataatatattttatattattgtatttttattattattattatttttttctgtaTATTTCTTCAATATAAAATTAGGGAATTACACACAcaaaaaaacatattatatatctataatatatataggtataattttttattttttgaacTATGTAAAGAATcattaatttgttttttatatatatataaaacttttattcatataaa
Coding sequences:
- a CDS encoding hypothetical protein (conserved Plasmodium protein, unknown function); translated protein: MNMFTARKDFNDYKICMQSHLNKDIAKEKCEHKLNKAINSTSHIISRECLPYTEDLQKCFKHSFRLSFCDKEIMDKLKNCQSDVYNLITS